The following proteins are co-located in the Helicobacter acinonychis genome:
- a CDS encoding DUF2603 domain-containing protein: MEKLPRKRVSKTKSQKLINSLTTQKNRALLKKISSNEMLLELEKGAFKKNEAYFISDEEDKNYVLVPDNVISLLAENARKAFEARLKAELERDIIIQAPIDFEDVREVSLQLLENLRQKDGNLPNINTLNFVKQIKKEHPNLFFNFDNMFKQPPFNENNFENFDSNDEENF, translated from the coding sequence ATGGAAAAGTTACCTAGAAAACGAGTTTCTAAAACCAAATCACAAAAACTTATCAATAGTCTCACAACTCAAAAAAACAGAGCCTTGCTTAAAAAAATCAGTTCTAATGAAATGCTTTTAGAGTTAGAAAAAGGGGCGTTTAAAAAAAATGAGGCTTATTTTATTTCCGATGAAGAAGATAAAAATTATGTTTTAGTGCCAGATAATGTGATCTCTCTTTTAGCAGAAAACGCCAGAAAAGCTTTTGAAGCCCGGCTTAAAGCGGAATTAGAAAGGGATATTATCATTCAAGCGCCGATTGATTTTGAAGATGTGCGCGAAGTCTCTTTGCAATTATTAGAAAATTTACGCCAAAAAGATGGGAATTTACCCAATATCAACACCCTAAACTTTGTCAAACAAATCAAAAAAGAACACCCTAATTTATTCTTTAATTTTGACAACATGTTCAAACAACCCCCATTTAATGAAAATAATTTTGAAAATTTTGACAGCAATGATGAGGAAAATTTTTAA
- the hemN gene encoding oxygen-independent coproporphyrinogen III oxidase codes for MQTIDFEKFSQYSKPGPRYTSYPTAVEFKENFNEESLKKAFFSHDNLKNPMPLSLYTHLPFCRSACYFCACSVIYTSLEEKKIRYISYLKKELALLKKAMDTNREVAQFHYGGGTPTFFSPIQLDEITQSIQEVFPNFSQDIEMSCEIDPRHFTKNHMQTLFDRGFNRLSFGVQDFDFEVQKAIHRIQPFEMVQDAVKLARDYGIKSVNFDLIYGLPNQTKESFLKTLEWVLKLDPDRLAVFNYAHVPWVKKTMRKIDETLLPSPKDKLEILEALISFLEKAHYQMIGMDHFAKSDNELYLALQKAELRRNFQGYTTKKFTQTIGIGVTSIGEGGDYYTQNYKDLRHYEKALDLGLLPVERGVALTQEDVLRKEVIMQMMSNLKLDYSKIEEKFSIDFRAYFKKELEKLKPYEEAGLLSFNAKGFEMTRTGGMLVRNMAMEFDAYLRGGEKHFSKTL; via the coding sequence ATGCAAACCATTGATTTTGAAAAATTTTCACAATACTCTAAACCTGGTCCACGATACACAAGCTACCCCACAGCGGTGGAGTTTAAAGAAAATTTTAATGAAGAGAGCTTGAAAAAAGCGTTTTTTTCCCATGATAATCTCAAAAACCCCATGCCCTTATCGCTCTATACGCATTTGCCCTTTTGCAGGAGCGCGTGTTATTTTTGTGCATGCTCTGTCATTTACACAAGCTTAGAAGAGAAAAAAATCCGTTATATTAGCTATCTTAAAAAAGAACTCGCCCTTTTGAAAAAAGCGATGGACACAAACAGAGAAGTCGCACAATTCCACTATGGTGGTGGCACGCCGACCTTTTTTTCGCCCATTCAATTAGATGAGATCACACAAAGCATTCAAGAAGTTTTCCCTAATTTTAGCCAAGATATTGAAATGAGTTGCGAGATTGACCCTAGGCATTTCACTAAAAATCACATGCAAACTTTATTTGATAGAGGTTTTAACCGCTTGAGTTTTGGGGTACAAGATTTTGATTTTGAAGTCCAAAAAGCTATTCATAGGATCCAGCCTTTTGAAATGGTTCAAGATGCGGTAAAACTCGCTAGAGATTATGGCATTAAATCCGTTAATTTTGATTTGATCTATGGCTTACCCAATCAAACTAAAGAGAGTTTTTTAAAAACTTTGGAGTGGGTTTTGAAATTAGACCCAGATCGATTAGCGGTGTTTAATTACGCGCATGTGCCTTGGGTGAAAAAAACGATGCGTAAAATTGATGAAACCTTATTGCCAAGCCCTAAAGACAAGCTAGAGATTTTAGAGGCTCTCATTAGTTTTTTAGAAAAAGCCCATTATCAAATGATAGGCATGGATCATTTCGCTAAAAGCGATAATGAATTGTATTTAGCCCTTCAAAAGGCAGAGTTACGCCGTAATTTTCAAGGCTATACCACGAAAAAATTCACTCAAACTATTGGTATTGGTGTTACGAGCATTGGTGAAGGGGGCGATTATTACACGCAAAATTATAAAGATTTGCGCCATTATGAAAAAGCCCTTGATTTGGGGCTTTTACCGGTAGAAAGGGGCGTAGCGCTAACCCAAGAAGATGTGTTAAGAAAAGAAGTGATCATGCAAATGATGAGTAATTTAAAATTGGATTACTCTAAGATTGAAGAAAAATTTTCTATTGATTTTAGAGCGTATTTTAAAAAAGAATTAGAGAAATTAAAGCCTTATGAAGAAGCGGGCTTACTTTCTTTCAATGCTAAAGGCTTTGAGATGACAAGAACAGGGGGCATGCTTGTAAGAAACATGGCTATGGAGTTTGATGCGTATTTGCGTGGGGGCGAAAAACATTTCAGTAAAACGCTATGA
- a CDS encoding (Fe-S)-binding protein, producing MSGNIFEEVGDTCVKCAKCVPGCTIYRIHKDETTSPRGFLDLMRLNAQNKLKLDTNLKHLLETCFLCTACVETCPFHLPIDTLIEKAREKIAQKHGIAWYKKSYFSLLKNRKRMDRVFSVAHFLAPCAFKQVGDSLEPRVLFKGLFKRFKKSTLPPLNKKSFLQTHTEMKPLENPLQKVAIFIGCLSNYHYQQVGESLLYILEKLNIQAIIPKQECCAAPAYFTGDKDTTLFLVKKNIEWFESYLDEVDAIIVPEATCASMLINDYCKVFLGEKDKDLYLKRLEKITPKIYLASVFLEKHTPLKNLLEKTPNEKKEVITYHNPCHAKKTLNAHKEVRNLLNSHYEIKEMPDNCCGFGGITMQTEKVQFSSKVGFLRAKEILDTKATILSAECGACHMQLNNALKSLNNPNTPHFSHPLELIAKALRGTEGV from the coding sequence ATGAGCGGAAATATTTTTGAAGAAGTAGGAGATACTTGTGTTAAATGCGCTAAATGCGTGCCAGGTTGCACGATTTATCGCATTCATAAAGATGAGACGACTTCGCCTAGGGGCTTTTTGGATTTGATGCGCTTAAACGCTCAAAACAAGCTCAAATTAGACACGAATTTAAAACACCTTTTAGAAACTTGTTTTTTATGTACCGCTTGCGTGGAAACTTGCCCTTTTCATTTACCCATAGACACTTTAATAGAAAAAGCTAGGGAAAAAATCGCTCAAAAGCATGGCATTGCTTGGTATAAAAAATCCTATTTTTCCCTTTTAAAAAACCGAAAAAGAATGGATAGAGTGTTTTCAGTTGCACATTTTTTAGCTCCTTGTGCTTTCAAGCAAGTAGGGGATAGTTTAGAGCCCAGAGTTCTTTTTAAAGGTTTATTCAAACGCTTTAAAAAAAGCACTCTGCCTCCTTTAAATAAAAAAAGTTTTTTGCAAACGCACACAGAAATGAAGCCTCTAGAAAACCCCCTTCAAAAAGTGGCGATTTTTATAGGGTGCTTGAGCAATTACCACTACCAGCAAGTAGGGGAGAGCTTATTGTATATTTTAGAAAAGCTTAACATTCAAGCGATCATTCCTAAACAAGAATGCTGCGCAGCTCCTGCGTATTTTACCGGCGATAAAGACACCACGCTTTTTTTAGTGAAAAAAAACATAGAATGGTTTGAAAGCTATTTAGATGAAGTCGATGCGATCATTGTGCCTGAAGCCACATGCGCTAGCATGCTCATTAATGATTATTGCAAGGTGTTTTTAGGCGAAAAAGATAAGGATTTGTATTTGAAACGCTTGGAAAAAATCACGCCTAAAATCTATCTTGCGAGCGTGTTTTTAGAAAAACACACCCCTTTAAAAAATCTTTTAGAAAAAACCCCTAATGAAAAAAAAGAGGTGATCACCTACCATAACCCTTGCCATGCCAAAAAAACCCTAAACGCCCATAAAGAAGTGCGAAACTTGCTTAACTCGCATTATGAAATTAAGGAAATGCCAGATAATTGTTGCGGTTTTGGGGGGATTACCATGCAAACAGAAAAGGTGCAATTTTCTTCTAAAGTGGGGTTTCTTAGGGCTAAAGAGATACTGGACACAAAAGCTACAATTTTGAGTGCAGAATGTGGGGCATGCCATATGCAACTTAACAACGCCCTAAAGTCTTTAAATAACCCCAACACCCCCCACTTTTCACACCCCCTAGAACTCATCGCTAAGGCTTTAAGGGGCACTGAAGGGGTTTGA
- a CDS encoding outer membrane protein — MKKFVVFKTLCLSAVLGNSLLATEGNADVQKQLEKPKEYKAVKGEKNAWYLGISYQVGQASQTVKNPPKSSEFNYPKFPVGKTDYLAVMQGLGITVGYKQFFGEKRWFGTRYYGFMDYGHAVFGANALTSDNGGVCELHEPCATKVGTMGNLSDMFTYGVGIDTLYNVINKEDATFGFFFGAQIAGNSWGNTTGAFLETKSPYKHTSYSLDPAIFQFLFNLGIRTHIGRHQEFDFGVKIPTINVYYFNHGNLSFTYRRQYSLYVGYRYNF; from the coding sequence ATGAAAAAGTTTGTAGTGTTTAAAACACTCTGTTTATCGGCAGTGTTAGGTAATAGTCTTTTGGCAACAGAAGGTAATGCGGATGTGCAGAAGCAATTGGAAAAGCCAAAAGAGTATAAAGCAGTGAAGGGCGAGAAAAACGCTTGGTATTTGGGGATTAGCTATCAAGTCGGTCAGGCTTCGCAAACCGTTAAAAACCCTCCCAAAAGCAGTGAGTTTAACTACCCTAAATTCCCTGTGGGTAAAACCGATTATTTAGCCGTTATGCAGGGCTTGGGGATCACTGTGGGTTATAAGCAGTTTTTTGGAGAAAAGCGTTGGTTTGGCACACGTTATTATGGCTTTATGGATTATGGTCATGCCGTATTTGGAGCGAATGCTTTGACTTCAGATAATGGCGGAGTGTGTGAACTTCACGAACCGTGTGCAACCAAAGTAGGGACTATGGGTAATCTATCCGATATGTTCACTTATGGTGTGGGTATTGACACTTTGTATAATGTCATCAATAAAGAAGATGCGACTTTTGGATTCTTTTTTGGAGCTCAAATTGCGGGTAACTCTTGGGGTAATACGACAGGGGCTTTTTTGGAAACCAAAAGCCCTTATAAGCACACCTCATATAGCCTTGATCCGGCGATTTTCCAGTTTCTTTTTAATTTAGGGATTCGCACCCATATTGGTCGGCATCAGGAATTTGACTTTGGCGTGAAGATTCCTACCATTAATGTTTATTATTTTAATCATGGGAATTTGAGCTTTACCTACCGCCGTCAATACAGCCTTTATGTAGGGTATCGTTACAATTTCTGA
- a CDS encoding pyridoxal phosphate-dependent aminotransferase, with protein MLYSSKIQSLSESTTIAISTLAKELKSQGKDILSFSAGEPDFDTPQAIKDAAIKALNDGFTKYTPVAGIPELLKAIAHKLKKENNLDYEPSEILVSNGAKQSLFNVIQALIEEGDEVIIPVPFWVTYPELVKYSGGVSKFIQTDEKSHFKITPKQLKDALSPKTKMLILTTPSNPTGMLYSRAELEALSEVLKETKIWVLSDEIYEKLIYKGEFVSCAAVSEEMKKCTITINGLSKSVAMTGWRIGYAASKDKKLVKLMNNLQSQCTSNINSITQMASIVALEGLVDKEIETMRQAFEKRCHLAHAKINAIEGLNALKPDGAFYLFINIGSLCGGDSMQFCHELLEKEGVALVPGKAFGLEGYVRLSFACSEEQIENGIERIARFVKSKG; from the coding sequence ATGTTGTATTCCTCTAAAATCCAATCCCTTTCAGAATCCACAACGATCGCTATTAGTACGCTCGCTAAAGAATTAAAATCGCAAGGAAAAGATATTTTAAGTTTTTCAGCGGGCGAGCCTGATTTTGACACCCCACAAGCGATTAAAGATGCGGCCATAAAAGCCCTAAATGACGGCTTTACAAAATACACTCCGGTAGCTGGGATCCCTGAATTACTCAAAGCGATCGCTCATAAATTAAAAAAAGAAAACAACTTGGATTATGAACCAAGCGAAATTTTAGTGAGTAATGGTGCTAAGCAAAGCTTGTTTAATGTGATTCAAGCCTTAATTGAAGAGGGCGATGAGGTGATTATCCCTGTGCCTTTTTGGGTAACTTACCCTGAGCTTGTGAAATACAGTGGGGGAGTGAGCAAATTCATTCAAACCGATGAAAAAAGCCATTTTAAAATCACCCCTAAACAGCTTAAAGACGCCTTAAGCCCTAAAACGAAAATGCTCATTCTCACCACCCCATCAAATCCTACTGGTATGCTTTATAGTAGGGCGGAATTAGAAGCCTTAAGCGAAGTGTTAAAAGAGACTAAAATTTGGGTGCTTAGCGATGAAATTTATGAAAAGCTTATCTATAAAGGCGAGTTTGTTTCTTGTGCAGCGGTGAGCGAAGAGATGAAAAAGTGCACCATTACCATTAATGGTTTAAGCAAATCAGTAGCGATGACAGGCTGGCGGATAGGCTATGCGGCGAGCAAAGATAAAAAATTAGTCAAATTGATGAATAACTTGCAAAGCCAATGCACTTCTAATATCAATTCCATCACGCAAATGGCTTCTATTGTAGCACTTGAAGGGTTAGTGGATAAAGAAATTGAAACGATGCGCCAAGCTTTTGAAAAGCGTTGTCATTTAGCCCACGCAAAAATCAATGCAATTGAAGGATTGAATGCTTTAAAACCTGATGGAGCGTTTTATCTTTTTATCAATATCGGTAGCCTTTGTGGGGGGGATTCAATGCAATTTTGCCATGAGTTATTAGAAAAAGAAGGCGTGGCGTTAGTGCCTGGAAAAGCTTTTGGATTAGAAGGTTATGTTCGCTTGTCTTTTGCTTGCTCAGAAGAACAGATTGAAAACGGGATCGAACGTATCGCTCGCTTTGTCAAATCAAAGGGATAA
- the xerH gene encoding tyrosine recombinase XerH, producing the protein MKHPLEELNDPIENLLLWIGRFLRYKCTSLSNSQVKDQNKVFECLNELNQACISSSQLEKVCKKARNAGLLGINTYALPLLKFHEYFSKLITERLAFNSLKNIDEVMLAEFLSIYTGGLSLATKKNYRIALLGLFSYIDKQNQDENEKSYIYNITLKNISGVSQSAGNKLPTYLNSEELEKFLESIDTIEMSAKVRVRNRLLIKIIVFTGMRSNEALQLKIKDFTLENGCYTILIKGKGDKYRAVVLKAFHIENLLKEWLIERELYPVKNDLLFCNQKGMALTQAYLYKQVERIINFAGLRREKNGAHMLRHSFATLLYQKRHDLILVQEALGHASLNTSRIYTHFDKQRLEEATSIWEES; encoded by the coding sequence ATGAAACACCCCCTAGAAGAATTAAACGACCCTATAGAGAACCTTTTGCTATGGATTGGGCGCTTTTTGCGTTACAAATGCACAAGCTTGTCTAATTCCCAAGTGAAAGACCAAAATAAGGTTTTTGAATGCTTGAATGAATTGAATCAAGCATGCATCAGCTCAAGCCAATTAGAAAAAGTTTGCAAAAAAGCTCGTAACGCTGGATTATTGGGTATCAATACTTACGCGCTACCCCTACTTAAATTTCATGAGTATTTCAGCAAATTAATCACTGAAAGACTTGCTTTTAATTCGCTCAAAAATATAGACGAAGTCATGTTGGCTGAATTTTTGAGCATTTATACGGGAGGTTTGAGTTTAGCCACTAAAAAAAATTATAGGATTGCCCTACTAGGACTTTTTAGCTATATAGACAAGCAAAATCAAGATGAAAATGAAAAATCTTATATCTACAATATCACGCTTAAAAATATCAGCGGAGTGAGTCAAAGTGCGGGCAACAAGCTCCCTACCTACTTAAATAGCGAAGAATTAGAAAAATTTTTAGAGAGCATTGATACCATAGAAATGTCCGCTAAAGTGCGTGTAAGAAACCGCCTACTCATTAAAATCATTGTTTTTACAGGCATGCGCTCTAATGAAGCCTTACAGCTTAAAATAAAGGATTTTACTTTAGAAAATGGTTGTTATACGATTTTGATTAAGGGTAAGGGCGATAAATACAGAGCGGTGGTGTTAAAAGCTTTTCACATTGAAAACCTTTTAAAAGAATGGCTCATAGAAAGGGAATTATATCCTGTTAAAAATGATTTATTGTTTTGTAATCAAAAAGGCATGGCTTTAACGCAAGCTTATTTGTATAAGCAAGTGGAGCGAATCATCAATTTTGCAGGACTCAGGCGAGAGAAAAATGGGGCGCACATGTTGAGGCATTCTTTTGCAACCTTGCTCTATCAAAAACGCCATGACTTGATTTTAGTTCAAGAAGCTCTAGGGCATGCGAGCTTGAATACGAGTAGGATTTACACGCATTTTGATAAACAGCGTCTAGAAGAAGCGACGAGTATTTGGGAAGAAAGTTGA
- a CDS encoding methylated-DNA--[protein]-cysteine S-methyltransferase codes for MDLYHYYFKTPKSFPLEYLHLCANESHLLRLDFDTTNFSISMNTPLKLSVQALERYFLGQLFEFDVPLDLIGTFFQKQVWSALLTIPYGKIKSYDEIAKLINNPKSCRAIGNANHNNPISLIVPCHRVVRKNGTLGGYNGGIEVKKWLLEFESKILNQQAKNFLIF; via the coding sequence ATGGATTTATATCACTACTATTTTAAAACCCCTAAGAGTTTCCCCTTAGAGTATTTGCATTTGTGTGCTAATGAGAGCCATTTATTAAGATTGGATTTTGATACGACAAATTTTTCTATCTCTATGAATACCCCATTAAAACTCAGCGTTCAAGCCTTGGAGCGTTATTTCTTAGGACAACTTTTTGAATTTGATGTACCTTTAGATCTGATAGGGACTTTTTTTCAAAAACAAGTTTGGTCTGCGTTATTAACTATCCCTTATGGTAAAATAAAAAGTTACGATGAAATCGCAAAGCTCATTAATAACCCTAAATCTTGCAGAGCTATTGGCAACGCTAATCACAATAACCCTATTTCTTTGATTGTGCCTTGTCATAGAGTGGTGCGTAAAAATGGCACTTTAGGTGGGTATAATGGGGGCATAGAAGTCAAAAAGTGGCTGTTAGAATTTGAAAGCAAAATTTTAAACCAACAAGCTAAAAACTTTTTAATTTTTTAA
- a CDS encoding sulfite exporter TauE/SafE family protein: MDIYGLYIAIGLFTGILSGIFGIGGGMIIVPIMLAIGHSFEESIGISILQMVLSSFVGSVLNFKKKSLDFSSGLLIGVGGLIGASFSGLILKIVSSKILMVVFALLVVYSMIQFILKPKKQDSITDAKHHHLQGLKLFLIGTLTGLFAITLGIGGGMLMVPLMHYFLGYDSKKCVALGLFFILFSSTSGAFSLIYHHIINKETLLAGAVVGLGSIMGVSIGIKWIMGLLNEKMHKVLILGVYGLSLLIVLYKLFG; the protein is encoded by the coding sequence ATGGATATCTATGGGTTATACATAGCGATAGGATTATTTACGGGCATTTTATCAGGGATCTTTGGCATTGGTGGAGGGATGATTATTGTCCCTATCATGCTCGCAATTGGGCATTCTTTTGAAGAATCCATTGGTATTTCTATTTTACAAATGGTGCTTTCATCATTCGTTGGCTCTGTTTTGAATTTCAAAAAAAAGTCGCTTGATTTTTCTTCGGGGTTATTGATAGGGGTAGGGGGGTTGATAGGGGCGAGTTTTAGCGGACTGATTTTAAAAATCGTTTCAAGCAAGATTTTAATGGTTGTTTTTGCCCTTTTAGTCGTGTATTCTATGATCCAATTTATCTTAAAGCCCAAAAAACAAGATTCTATAACGGACGCTAAACACCATCATTTACAAGGTTTAAAATTATTTTTAATTGGCACGCTTACAGGGTTATTCGCTATCACTTTAGGCATTGGTGGGGGGATGCTCATGGTACCTTTAATGCATTATTTTTTAGGGTATGACTCTAAAAAATGCGTGGCGTTGGGGTTGTTTTTTATCTTATTTTCTTCTACTTCGGGAGCTTTTTCTTTAATCTATCACCACATCATCAATAAAGAAACGCTGTTAGCAGGGGCGGTTGTAGGATTAGGCTCTATTATGGGCGTGAGTATTGGGATTAAATGGATCATGGGGCTTTTGAATGAAAAAATGCATAAAGTTTTGATTTTAGGGGTGTATGGTTTGTCGCTATTGATTGTTTTATACAAACTCTTTGGCTAG
- a CDS encoding Gfo/Idh/MocA family protein, which produces MLFAMIGSGGFIAPKHLQAIRDTGHFLDCSFDIHDSVGVLDEYFAQSEFFTDIEDFEEYIEQSKNMGKEINYLSVCTPTHTHFDYIRFGLKYGMHVICEKPLILDPSEIQELKDLEVKYQKRVFCLLPLRLHCDTIALKEKIQSELEKNPSKVFDITLTYISVQGKWYFSSWRADVNKSGGLATHMGISIFDALIYLFGGVKDKILNIDEPDRVGGILFLEHAKIRWFFSINPEHMGVSKEKIYRRMIIEGEEVNLTQGFDNLHTESYKQIVTQGGFGLDDALASLKLAYEIRGLSVSEPNEDSHVLCCKKTCE; this is translated from the coding sequence ATGCTTTTTGCTATGATTGGTTCAGGGGGGTTTATCGCTCCTAAGCACTTGCAGGCTATTAGAGATACGGGTCATTTTTTGGATTGCTCTTTTGATATTCATGATAGCGTGGGGGTTTTGGATGAGTATTTTGCACAATCGGAGTTTTTTACGGATATTGAAGATTTTGAAGAGTATATAGAACAATCTAAAAATATGGGTAAAGAAATCAACTATTTGAGCGTTTGCACGCCCACACACACGCATTTTGATTATATTCGTTTTGGGCTAAAATACGGCATGCATGTGATTTGTGAAAAACCTTTAATTTTAGATCCTAGCGAAATACAAGAATTAAAAGATTTAGAAGTGAAATACCAAAAAAGGGTGTTTTGCCTTTTGCCTTTGCGTTTGCATTGCGATACGATCGCTTTAAAAGAAAAAATTCAAAGCGAATTGGAAAAAAACCCGAGCAAGGTTTTTGACATCACGCTCACTTATATCAGCGTGCAAGGGAAGTGGTATTTTTCTTCATGGCGAGCGGATGTGAATAAGAGTGGGGGGCTAGCCACTCATATGGGGATAAGCATTTTTGACGCTTTGATCTATTTGTTTGGAGGCGTTAAAGACAAGATTCTTAATATAGATGAGCCTGATCGCGTAGGGGGGATACTCTTTTTGGAGCATGCTAAAATAAGATGGTTTTTTTCAATCAACCCAGAACACATGGGAGTGTCCAAAGAAAAAATTTATCGCAGGATGATTATAGAGGGCGAAGAAGTCAATCTCACGCAAGGTTTTGACAATTTGCACACAGAAAGCTATAAACAGATTGTAACTCAAGGGGGGTTTGGTTTGGATGACGCTTTGGCGTCTCTCAAATTAGCTTATGAAATAAGAGGTCTTTCTGTCAGCGAACCCAATGAAGATTCGCATGTGTTGTGTTGCAAGAAAACATGCGAGTGA